The following are encoded together in the Fibrobacter sp. UWR4 genome:
- the trpS gene encoding tryptophan--tRNA ligase, producing the protein MKKISLTGIKPTGTPHLGNYVGAIRPALELTKTYDAVYFIADYHALTTVQNGAEMRDNIYKVAATWLALGLNPEETLFYKQSDIPEIFELSWALSCFTPKGFMNRAHAYKDKVAKNEAAGEDVDANVNMGLYCYPCLMDADILMFNADIVPVGKDQKQHVEFARDIAIKFNKHFGEDVFTVPEPVFQESTGVIPGLDGRKMSKSYDNYIDIFLDSKALKKRLGKIVTNSQGIEEPKDPDTCNVFKLYKLFATPEQTEALAARYRAGGMGWGHAKQELQNVLEEHLGAAREKYFDLLAHTEEIDKILAYGKEKARVKSKAMMDKVRELLGTY; encoded by the coding sequence ATGAAAAAGATTTCTCTTACCGGTATCAAGCCGACGGGCACTCCGCACCTCGGCAACTATGTGGGCGCTATCCGCCCGGCTCTTGAACTCACCAAGACCTACGATGCAGTCTACTTCATTGCAGACTATCACGCTCTGACCACCGTGCAGAACGGTGCCGAAATGCGCGACAACATCTACAAGGTGGCAGCCACTTGGCTGGCTCTGGGCCTGAATCCGGAAGAAACACTGTTCTACAAGCAGAGCGACATTCCTGAAATCTTCGAACTTAGCTGGGCTCTCAGCTGTTTTACCCCCAAGGGCTTCATGAATCGCGCCCACGCCTATAAGGACAAGGTGGCAAAGAACGAAGCCGCCGGCGAAGACGTGGATGCAAATGTGAACATGGGTCTTTACTGCTACCCCTGCCTCATGGATGCCGACATCCTGATGTTCAACGCAGACATCGTTCCCGTCGGTAAGGACCAGAAGCAGCACGTGGAATTTGCCCGTGATATCGCCATCAAGTTCAACAAGCATTTTGGCGAAGACGTTTTCACCGTTCCTGAACCGGTTTTCCAGGAATCCACCGGCGTGATCCCGGGCTTGGATGGCCGCAAGATGAGTAAGTCCTACGACAACTACATCGACATCTTCCTGGATTCCAAGGCTCTCAAGAAGCGCTTGGGTAAGATCGTGACCAACTCCCAGGGCATCGAAGAACCTAAGGATCCGGATACCTGCAACGTGTTCAAGCTGTACAAGCTGTTCGCAACGCCGGAACAGACCGAAGCTCTGGCCGCCCGCTACCGCGCAGGTGGCATGGGCTGGGGACACGCCAAGCAGGAACTGCAGAACGTTCTTGAAGAACACCTGGGCGCCGCCCGCGAAAAGTACTTCGACCTTCTGGCCCACACCGAAGAAATCGACAAGATTCTCGCCTACGGTAAGGAAAAAGCTCGCGTCAAGTCCAAGGCCATGATGGACAAGGTCCGCGAACTCCTGGGTACTTACTAG
- a CDS encoding DMT family transporter produces the protein MANIGYSLLLVLAAFIWGTTFVAQAEGNSAGPFVFTFARNFIAAFLLFGLAKILDAAGKSPRKPRNAIERKQLWKAGILCGIALAFGTNFQQLGLYLGCSAGKSGFLTTCYIILVPILSIFMGKKIPRKIWFCVGLTLAGLYLLCIKEGFSVQASDGVLLLCALSFAIQILIVDKYGTEVDNIRLSAIQCLVACAMSSIPMVFVDMKVSIAGLTNAIEIYTHWNAWIPLLYAAILSSGVAFTLQIVAQNKIRPTVASLLMSLESVFAVLGGWAVLNERLTLQEGIGCLLMFIAVILAQVKLGKE, from the coding sequence ATGGCAAACATCGGATACAGTTTACTGCTCGTTTTAGCAGCTTTTATCTGGGGAACCACCTTCGTAGCCCAGGCCGAAGGCAATAGCGCAGGTCCCTTCGTCTTTACTTTCGCCCGAAATTTTATTGCCGCTTTCCTGCTGTTCGGACTGGCAAAAATCCTTGACGCCGCAGGGAAAAGTCCCCGAAAACCACGAAACGCCATAGAACGTAAACAGCTCTGGAAGGCAGGTATCCTTTGCGGCATCGCCCTAGCTTTTGGAACGAATTTTCAGCAGTTAGGCCTGTATTTAGGATGTTCCGCAGGAAAGTCGGGATTTTTAACCACCTGCTACATTATCCTTGTGCCTATCCTCAGCATCTTTATGGGAAAGAAGATTCCCAGGAAAATCTGGTTTTGCGTGGGACTGACTTTAGCGGGACTTTACCTATTGTGCATTAAGGAAGGTTTCAGCGTACAGGCTTCCGACGGAGTGCTGTTGCTCTGCGCACTTTCCTTTGCTATCCAAATCCTGATTGTGGACAAGTACGGAACGGAAGTGGACAACATCCGCCTTTCGGCCATCCAGTGCCTGGTGGCCTGCGCTATGAGTTCCATCCCCATGGTCTTTGTGGATATGAAGGTTTCTATTGCGGGTTTGACGAACGCAATTGAAATTTACACTCACTGGAACGCCTGGATTCCGCTTCTCTATGCGGCGATTCTTTCCAGCGGGGTGGCATTCACCCTGCAGATTGTGGCCCAGAATAAGATAAGACCCACGGTAGCATCCCTACTCATGAGCCTTGAATCTGTATTTGCGGTCCTTGGCGGATGGGCGGTTCTGAACGAACGGCTTACCCTCCAGGAAGGTATTGGCTGCCTGCTAATGTTTATCGCAGTCATCCTCGCCCAGGTAAAGCTGGGCAAGGAATAA
- a CDS encoding Na+/H+ antiporter NhaC family protein encodes MDQWIFATGSFWALVPPIVAIALALITKEVYSSLFAGVVIGAFFICQGSFGSFLDAIFKDGLIAKVSDPWNVGILVFLVILGTMVALMNRVGGSAAFGEWAKKRIKSKTGAQIATICLGILIFIDDYFNCLTVGSVMRPITDKYKVSHEKLAYLIDSTAAPICIIAPISSWAAAVSGFVEGEDGLGLFVKAIPFNFYALFTLLAIFLVVFWKIDFGPMKNYESAEEMIQSKMDEVHIPEGRGKVIDLVLPIVLLIVFCTIGMIYTGGFFASGADAKGFVDAFANSNASVGLVIGSFAALLLTLVLYVSRGVLRFGKCMECLPSGFKAMVPAILILSLAWTLKGVTDTLGAKEFVAGVVSGGAAGFMNFMPAIIFVIAAFLAFATGTSWGTFGILIPIVVAAFSGVDYNLMIISISACMAGAVCGDHCSPISDTTIMASAGAQCEHVNHVNTQLPYVLYVASVSFVTYIIAGFSRSAVLSLLVGAAFTAGGLFLIKRKLAK; translated from the coding sequence ATGGATCAGTGGATTTTCGCAACAGGATCTTTCTGGGCTCTGGTGCCGCCCATTGTGGCAATTGCCCTGGCTCTTATTACCAAGGAAGTTTATTCCTCCCTTTTCGCAGGTGTGGTCATTGGGGCCTTCTTTATTTGCCAAGGAAGTTTTGGCAGTTTCCTGGATGCCATTTTCAAGGACGGGCTGATCGCCAAGGTGTCTGACCCGTGGAATGTGGGTATTCTTGTATTCCTCGTGATTCTTGGAACCATGGTCGCCCTCATGAATCGTGTGGGTGGATCTGCCGCTTTCGGCGAATGGGCCAAAAAGCGTATCAAGTCAAAGACTGGCGCTCAAATTGCAACGATTTGCCTGGGAATCCTGATCTTTATCGATGACTATTTCAACTGCCTTACGGTGGGTAGTGTCATGCGTCCCATTACGGACAAGTATAAGGTCAGTCATGAAAAATTGGCTTATCTGATCGACTCTACTGCAGCACCCATTTGCATTATTGCTCCCATCAGTTCCTGGGCCGCTGCGGTTTCCGGATTCGTAGAAGGGGAGGATGGCCTTGGACTTTTCGTGAAGGCTATTCCCTTCAATTTCTACGCTTTATTTACCCTCCTTGCCATTTTCCTGGTGGTGTTCTGGAAGATTGATTTCGGTCCCATGAAAAATTATGAATCTGCCGAAGAAATGATCCAGTCCAAGATGGACGAAGTCCATATCCCTGAAGGCCGCGGAAAGGTAATCGATCTGGTTCTTCCCATTGTTCTTTTGATTGTGTTCTGCACCATTGGCATGATTTACACCGGTGGTTTCTTTGCAAGTGGCGCAGATGCCAAGGGCTTTGTAGATGCATTTGCCAACAGCAATGCTTCTGTAGGTCTTGTCATTGGATCCTTTGCCGCATTATTGTTGACGCTCGTACTTTATGTGTCCCGCGGGGTCCTTCGTTTTGGCAAGTGCATGGAATGTCTTCCCTCCGGATTCAAGGCCATGGTGCCTGCAATCCTGATTCTTTCCCTTGCCTGGACTCTGAAGGGCGTTACCGATACTCTCGGTGCTAAGGAATTCGTGGCTGGGGTGGTCAGCGGTGGTGCTGCTGGATTCATGAACTTCATGCCGGCCATTATCTTCGTGATTGCCGCCTTCCTGGCTTTTGCAACGGGTACGTCCTGGGGTACTTTCGGTATTCTCATCCCCATCGTGGTGGCCGCTTTCAGTGGTGTGGACTATAACCTCATGATTATCTCCATTTCTGCCTGTATGGCTGGTGCCGTTTGCGGTGACCACTGCTCTCCCATTTCGGATACGACCATCATGGCAAGCGCTGGCGCACAATGCGAACATGTCAATCATGTCAATACCCAGCTGCCCTACGTTCTGTATGTTGCAAGCGTGTCTTTCGTGACTTACATTATCGCAGGCTTTAGCCGTAGCGCAGTTCTCTCCCTGCTGGTGGGTGCCGCTTTCACCGCAGGAGGCCTCTTTCTCATCAAGAGGAAGCTCGCCAAGTAG